The genomic DNA GATTCTCATTTAAGAAAAGCCTCGGTCAGAATTTCCTGATCGACCAGAATATATTAGCCAACATCATCGAAGCGGCAGGCCTAGACAAGACCAAGGGGGCTTTGGAGATCGGACCCGGCATCGGGGCCCTCACGGAGAAGCTGGCTCAGCAGGCCGCCAAGGTAACCGCCGTGGAGATCGACCAGCGGCTGCTCCCCATTCTGGAGGAAGTGCTGGAGCCTTATCCGCATGTTGATGTCGTGCATGGAGATGTGCTGAAGCTAAATTTGCGCGAGCTGTTTGAACAGCAGTTCAAAGATGTGTCCGGCGTAAGTGTCGTGGCCAATTTGCCCTACTACGTTACCACGCCGATTTTGATGAAGCTGCTGGAGGAAGGGCTGTCGCTCGAGCATATCGTCGTAATGATTCAGAAGGAGGTTGCTGAGCGTATGGCGGCTTCTCCTGGGAGCAAGGCTTACGGCAGTCTCAGCATCGCCGTGCAGTATTACAGCGAGCCGGAGCTCGTCTGTATCGTGCCGCATACGGTGTTCATTCCCCAGCCGAATGTGGAGTCAGCCGTAATCCGTTTAACCGTTCGGAAGGAGCCCCCGGTATCGGTGGAGGACGAGGCCTTCTTTTTCGATGTTGTCCATGCGTCCTTTGCTCAAAGAAGGAAGACCATCGCCAATAATCTGAAGAGCCGCTTCTTCCCGAAGGAAGGCCGCGAACGGTTGGAGCAGCTTCTTGCCGAGGCAGGCATAGAACCGAGCCGTCGGGCGGAGACGCTGTCTCTGCAGGAGTATGCCGTGCTTAGCAACGTATTGTTAGCTGCAGGCTTGAAGCATTAATAACTGCTTCGTGGTCAAAAGAGGGCTTTTTTAATAACCGGTCCTGTAACCAATCCCCGCTTTCGCCCATACCTTAGGGTAGAGGTGATTTATTTGACGAACTTGGGAGACTTGGTAGTCCGGAAGTCGTACGGCGGGGACGTGACTTTCCGGGTGGAAAGCATACAGCGGAATGAAGCGATGATTAAGGGGACGGAGTTTAGGCTGCTGGCCGATGCTCCTTTGCATGATCTCGTTAAGGTTGACCCAGCCTCTCCAAGCGAGAAGGCTAGAAGAGCGCGCATTAAGGCCACGGAGTCGTTAAAACGGCTGCATCGTGATCGTCAGGAGCAAACCGAGCGCAATCAGGCCAGCTTGGGGAATCCATTGTGGTACGCGCAGAACGAGCCGTCCTATTTCGAGGTCCCAGGCAAGGTTCTGCATTTGGACGGAGACGAGAGGTACTTGAAGAAGAGTCTGGAGCTGTATGAGAAGCTTCGCGTTCCCGTCCATGGCTATTATGTGGCGGAGTCGCAAATGGCGAGCGTCTTGTACCGTCTCCTTCCGAGCATCCACCCGGACATCGTGGTCATAACGGGGCATGATGGCGTACTTAAGAACCGGCCGCATGCGGATCTGTATAATTTGACGAGTTACAAGAACTCCAGCCATTTTGTAGAGGCAGTACAGACCGCTAGACAGTATGAGCGCAACTTTGATGCGTTAACGGTCGTCGCTGGGGCGTGCCAGTCCCATTTTGAAGCTTTGCTGCAAGCTGGGGCGAACTTTGCCAGCTCGCCTTCCCGCGTGCTTATTCACGCGCTTGACCCGGTCTACATTGCCGCAAAGATATCCTTTACGTCGATCCGCGATACAATCAGTATGATGGATGTTTTGAATAATACGATCAGCGGGACGCAGGGCGTCGGCGGGATTGAAACACGAGGAAGCTACCGGATCGGTCTGCCTAAGCTCAAAGATTTAACTACCCTGAAGGTAGTTCCATCCATGTAAGGTTTTATTTTCATATATTATGGTTTGTGAGCGGCACCGTGAGGTGCTTCTTTTGTTTTTTGGGAAGGAACTACAATCCGCCGAAAAACGCCGAATTATGCAGTTTACCCCGGATTTATGGCAAATAAATCTCCTCATAAAAAGATGTCGAAAAAAAATCGTTGACAATACTTTTTTCTCCCTGATATAATTATTTATTTCAGTTTGACAAATGACTTCCTTCCTTGTATAATGGACAAAGAAAGAAGGTGGTCACAGGCAATGGCTAAAAATACGCTGTCGGAAATTAAGCATAGTCTCGACGCTTACGTAGGACAGAAAATTATGCTGCGTGCGAACGGTGGTCGCCGTAAGACCGTCGAACGTACCGGTGTATTGGAAGAGACATATCCATCTGTCTTTATCGTGAAATTGGATGAAGAGCAACAGACTTTTAAGCGAGTGTCTTACAGTTATGCCGATATACTTACCGAATCCGTTGAAGTGATGATTTGTGACGATAGCAGCGATAACGAGATGCGGATTACGTATATTAAATAGTGAGCATCATGATGAGCTAAATAAACGGCTGTCCGCGTTGCGCGGCGCCGTTTTTTTCTTTATTGGCGAGAAGCGCATCCCTGGAAGGTATTTCGCCGTATGATGAGCTGCCAGCGGCGCATACTATCCAATATCCATCATTCTGTAAGGAGGGACATGCCATGGCGCGGAGACGGCGTAGTGTAATGTCGGAAGAGCTGAAGATGGAGCTTGCGAAGGAACTGGGGTTCTACGACACCGTTCAGCAGGAGGGCTGGGGAGGCATTAAAGCCAAGGATGCTGGAAATATGGTGAAGAGAGCCATCGAACTGGCAGAACGTGCGGCTGCACGGCAATAAATCAACAAGGGGCTTTCCTGACTCGGGAAGGCCCCTTGTTTGTTAACATATTGAGAATTAAGCGTACATTCGGCAGGTATTTGACCGTCTGCAATGGACGCAGGCCGCAGTTAAATTTATAATATGGTAAACGTTAGTGCTTGCATAACGCGCAAGAAAAGATTCCATGGACATGCTGAGGGTGGTGTACGCCTTGAAGATTTACGAGAAAGCTCCAGCGAAAATCAACTTGATGCTGGATGTATTACATAAGCGGCCGGACGGTTATCATGAGGTTGAAATGATCATGACCATGGTGGATTTAGCCGATCGTTTAGAAATGGAAGCCCTGTCCCGGGATACCATCATTATTTCAAGCCAGGCTGGCTATATCCCGCTGGATGAGAAGAATCTGGCCTTCCAGGCGGCTAAGCTGATTAAAGAGCGGTACAACGTCCGCAGCGGCGTGTATATTCATTTGGATAAAAATATCCCGGTAGCTGCAGGCCTTGCCGGCGGCAGCAGCGATGCGGCAGCTACCCTTCGCGGCTTGAACCGGTTATGGGATCTGAACATCCCTGTAGAGGAATTGAAGCAGCTTGGTGCTGAATTGGGGTCCGACGTCCCTTTCTGCATAACGGGCGGAACGGCGCTTGCGACTGGCCGAGGGGAGCAGTTAACCCCTCTTCCCAATCCGCCGCAGTGCTGGGTTGTGCTAGCGAAGCTGCCTATTAATGTATCGACCGCGGAAATTTACGGGCGCTTCCGCAGTGATCAGGTGAAGGAGCATCCTTCTGCCGATCGCATGCGACTGGCGATTGAACGATCTTCTTTTCCTGAGGTATGCGAGGAATTAGGGAACGTATTGGAGGAAGTGACCCTGAGGTTATATCCAGAGGTAGCGCATCTGAAGGAAACGATGCTGAAGCTTGGGGCCGACGGCGTACTCATGTCCGGCAGCGGGCCTACAGTATTCGGCCTGGTTTCCAAGGAATCCAAGGCGTTCCGGATTTATAACGGGCTGCGCGGCTTTTGCAAAGAAGTTTACGCTGTGCGCCTGCTGACTTAAGGGAAGACTTGAATAAAGGCGTACAATCGTGTAATATTTTCATTAAAATATTCGGATTTAGAGGGGTACTTCGTGAAAAAATTAAAGAGAAGCGCTCGATTGGTGGAAATGACGCGATTTCTATTGTCACGTCCCCATCATTTGATACCACTTACCACTTTTGCACAACGTTACGGGGCGGCCAAATCCTCGATCAGCGAGGATCTGGCGATTATTAAGGAAGTATTTGAAAGCGAAGGCATGGGAGAACTGCATACTTTGGCCGGGGCTGCAGGCGGGGTAAAGTATATTCCTAAAGTGAGCCAAGAGCATGCTCTTACATTTATCAATCAGCTGTGTGAGAAACTATCGCAGCCAGATCGCATTTTGCCGGGCGGTTATTTGTATATGTCTGATTTATTGGGTCAGCCTGCGCTTATGAACGAGGCCGGTAAATTATTTGCGACTGCTTTCGCTGACCGTGAAATCGATTGTGTTATGACCGTGGAGACGAAAGGAATCCCGCTCGCTTATGCCACAGGGGCTGAGCTGAATTTACCAGTTGTGCTGGTGAGGCGGGACCATCAGGTTACCGAGGGGTCGGCCGTTAGCATCAATTATGTATCGGGATCGCACAAAAGCCTGCATACGATGACCCTGTCCCGGCGCGCGCTGAAAGAGAAATCCAGAGTTCTCATTATGGACGACTTCATGAAGGCCGGAGGCACGATCCAGGGGATGGTAGACCTATTGGCCGAATTTAATGCTGAGGTTGCCGGCGTAGGCGTCCTGGTCGAGTCCGGTGAGATCGAATCGGAGCAAAGATTGCTTCAGGATTACGTATCCTTGGCCGCGTTGACGGTGGTCGATGCCAAGGGTAAGGAAATCAAAGTAGAGCCAGGCAACTATTTCTCAAAATAACCGTTTTGAAGCTTTGTCGATTCATCAAAAAATGGCTATGTTATAGACGAATCATGTCGAAAACCTCATGATTTCAAAAAAATTCCTGAATTTAGGGTATTTTGTTCCATAAAAAAGGAGGATTTCCGTTGGCTATGTGGAATATTACACCAAGTCCCTGATGGAAAAAGGTGGTGAACACATATGCAAATTACGGATGTAAGGCTCCGCCGAGTCAGCTCGGAAGGCAGAATGAAGGCAATTGCATCCATTACCATCGATAACGAGTTTGTTGTTCATGACATTCGCGTCATCGACGGAAATAATGGAATGTTTGTAGCAATGCCAAGCAAGCGAACACCGGACGGGGAGTTCCGGGATATCGCTCATCCAATTTCTTCCGGCACACGCGAGAAGATTCAAGCCGCAGTATTGGCTGAATACGAGCGCGCTGCTGACCAGGAAGAAGTTATTGAAGAAGGGGCTTAAGTACTGGTTTTGTCTAACCAATTGGGGTTCGAAGAAAAGGGAGCCATGATACATGGCTCTCTTTTCTTTTTGTGTTAAATAAGATATATTCAGTAATGAGTTCAAGAGAAGGAGGCCGGGGCCTTGAAAAGATTAGCGATTATTCTTGCTGCAGGACAGGGGAAGCGCATGAAGTCCAAGCTTTATAAAGTGCTCCATCCCGTTTGCGGCAAACCGATGGTCGGGCATGTCCTGGACACGGTAAAGCAAATCAATTGTGAACGAAGTATTGTGGTGGTAGGCCACGGTGCAGAAGCAGTGAAATCTTATCTCGGAACATCGGCAGAATATGTGCTGCAGGAGCAGCAGCTCGGCACGGGCCATGCTGTAAGACAAGCAGAGCCGCTGTTCAAGGATGAAGAAGGAGTTACCATTGTCATCTGCGGAGATACCCCGCTTGTGAAGCCGGAGACACTGGAATCGCTCATCGCTTTGCATACAAAGAGCGGTGCAGCGGCTACCGTGCTGTCAGCCTGGACGGAACGCCCTCAGGGGTATGGCCGAGTGATCCGGGGGGAGAATGGTTCTGTTGTGCGAATCGTAGAACAGAAGGATTGTTCTCCGGAAGAAGATGCCGTGCAGGAATTCAACACAGGCACTTATTGTTTTGATAATGCGAAGCTGTTTGCTGCTCTTAGCAAAGTTACGAACAACAATGCCCAGCAAGAATATTACCTGACGGATGTCATTGGTATTCTTGTCAATTCCGGGGAAACTGTTGAAGGCTATATGACCGAGGATTATGCGGAATCGATCGGAGTCAACGACCGGTTAGCCCTTTCCGAAGCAGAGCAGTTTATGCGGGAAAGAATTAACCGGAAACATATGTTAAATGGGGTCACCATTATCGATCCTCAATCGACGTATATCGGAGCGGACGTGCAAATCGGCTCGGATACGATCCTTTATCCGGGAACTTCGATCGCGGGCAATACGGTCATTGGCGAGGACTGCGTGATCGGGCCAGGGACGGAAATAAATAATTGCCAAATTCACAATGGGGCGAAGGTGAAGCAGTCGGTACTCATGGATGCTGAAGTAGGCAGCGAGACTACCGTTGGACCTTTCGCTTATTTGCGTCCGGGAGCAAAGCTTGGAGCGCATGTCAAAGTCGGGGATTTTGTAGAGATCAAGAACGCTTCCATCGACGAAGGCTCCAAGGTGTCCCATTTGAGCTACATCGGGGACGCTAAAGTAGGCAAGAATGTAAATATTGGCTGCGGTGCGATAACCGTTAACTATGATGGTTATAATAAGTCTATTACCGAAATCGAGGATGATGCGTTCGTAGGCAGCAATGTCAATTTGATCGCACCGGTGAAGATCGGCAAAGGCGCATACGTCGTTGCAGGCTCTACCATCACCCATTCCGTTCCGGATAATGACCTGGCCATCGCCAGAAACCGGCAGGAGAATAAGGCGGGATATGCGGAGAAACTCCGTGGCAGAGCCAAGGCAAAACGCGATAAAGAAAAACAATCTTAACTCCTGTTCACGAAAGTGAACAAGCTCTATTAGTAATGTTAAGGCAAGATAGTGTAATATAGAAGTATGCGTTCAAAAGTAAAGCCGAGGAATCTGGATGTAAGGCAGTAAAGGCATGACAACAACGGCAAAGGATGTTAGACGCAGTAACCATTTTAATGACCAGAATCGATTTGAACTATCGATAACAGCACGGAGGGTTTTTATTTTATGACTTATTGTGATTCTAAACTGAAGATATTCACCTGTAACTCTAATCCAAAACTGGCGCATCAAATCGCTGATTATATCGGCATCCCTATGGGAGATTCGGAAACGACCAGCTTCAGCGATGGAGAAATCCAAGTGAAGCTGTCCGAAAGCGTTCGAGGTTGCCACGTGTACATCGTGCAATCCACTTGCGCGCCGGTCAACGATAATCTGATGGAGCTACTTGTTATGGTGGATGCTTTGAAGCGGGCATCAGCCAAGAGCATTAACGTGGTTATCCCGTATTACGGTTATGCGCGTCAGGATCGGAAGGCCCGCTCACGTGACCCGATCACGGCGAAGCTGGTGGCGAACTTGATCGAGAAGGCAGGCGCGCACCGTGTAATTACAATGGATCTGCATGCGATGCAGATTCAGGGCTTCTTCGATATTCCGGTCGATCACATGCTCGGAGTACCGATTTTGGCCCAATATTTCCGTTCCAAGCAAATTCCGAATCCGGTCGTTGTATCCCCAGACCATGGCGGTGTTGTACGCGCCCGGAAATTGGCGGATTTCCTGAATGCGCCGCTTGCGATTATCGACAAGCGCCGTCCGGAACCGAATGTCAGTGAAGTGATGAACATCATCGGTAACATTGAGGGCAAGACAGCCATCCTTGTCGATGACATCATCGATACGGCCGGTACGATCGTTCTTGGCGCTAATGCCTTAAAAGAAGGTGGCGTTGAAGAAGTCTACGCTTGCTGTACGCATCCTGTGCTGTCTGGTCCGGCGATGGAACGTCTGGAAAACTCTCCGCTGAAGGAAGTTGTGGTTACTGATACGATCCCAATTACGCATCCGAATCCAACAAGCAAGCTTAAAGTGTTGTCGGTCGCTCCGCTGATGGGAGAAGCGATTATTCGCGTTCACGAAGAGCTCTCTATCAGCAAACTGTTCGAAATCGAATAAGGATTCCTTGTTATTCGGGGGTTACATCTTCCTGCACGGAGGATGTAACCCTTATCGGCGTATTTACGTTTATATAGAGAGACCCACGAAGTAAGCGAATCCCGAAGGGAGAGCGTCTCCCAGCAGGGAAGTCACGCAGAAATAGCACGAAGAAGATCACGAAGTAAGCGAATCCCGAAGGGAGAGCGTCTCCCGGCAGGAAGTCACGCATAAAGCACGGAGAAGATCACGAAGCAAAGCGAATCCCGAAGGGAGAGCGCCTCCCGCAGGAAGTCACGCATAAAAGCACGAAGAAGATCACGAAGCAAAGCGAATCCCGAAGGGAGAGCGC from Paenibacillus woosongensis includes the following:
- the rsmA gene encoding 16S rRNA (adenine(1518)-N(6)/adenine(1519)-N(6))-dimethyltransferase RsmA, with the protein product MSREDISTPRRTKEIIQRHGFSFKKSLGQNFLIDQNILANIIEAAGLDKTKGALEIGPGIGALTEKLAQQAAKVTAVEIDQRLLPILEEVLEPYPHVDVVHGDVLKLNLRELFEQQFKDVSGVSVVANLPYYVTTPILMKLLEEGLSLEHIVVMIQKEVAERMAASPGSKAYGSLSIAVQYYSEPELVCIVPHTVFIPQPNVESAVIRLTVRKEPPVSVEDEAFFFDVVHASFAQRRKTIANNLKSRFFPKEGRERLEQLLAEAGIEPSRRAETLSLQEYAVLSNVLLAAGLKH
- the yabG gene encoding sporulation peptidase YabG is translated as MTNLGDLVVRKSYGGDVTFRVESIQRNEAMIKGTEFRLLADAPLHDLVKVDPASPSEKARRARIKATESLKRLHRDRQEQTERNQASLGNPLWYAQNEPSYFEVPGKVLHLDGDERYLKKSLELYEKLRVPVHGYYVAESQMASVLYRLLPSIHPDIVVITGHDGVLKNRPHADLYNLTSYKNSSHFVEAVQTARQYERNFDALTVVAGACQSHFEALLQAGANFASSPSRVLIHALDPVYIAAKISFTSIRDTISMMDVLNNTISGTQGVGGIETRGSYRIGLPKLKDLTTLKVVPSM
- the veg gene encoding biofilm formation stimulator Veg, producing MAKNTLSEIKHSLDAYVGQKIMLRANGGRRKTVERTGVLEETYPSVFIVKLDEEQQTFKRVSYSYADILTESVEVMICDDSSDNEMRITYIK
- a CDS encoding small, acid-soluble spore protein, alpha/beta type — its product is MARRRRSVMSEELKMELAKELGFYDTVQQEGWGGIKAKDAGNMVKRAIELAERAAARQ
- the ispE gene encoding 4-(cytidine 5'-diphospho)-2-C-methyl-D-erythritol kinase is translated as MKIYEKAPAKINLMLDVLHKRPDGYHEVEMIMTMVDLADRLEMEALSRDTIIISSQAGYIPLDEKNLAFQAAKLIKERYNVRSGVYIHLDKNIPVAAGLAGGSSDAAATLRGLNRLWDLNIPVEELKQLGAELGSDVPFCITGGTALATGRGEQLTPLPNPPQCWVVLAKLPINVSTAEIYGRFRSDQVKEHPSADRMRLAIERSSFPEVCEELGNVLEEVTLRLYPEVAHLKETMLKLGADGVLMSGSGPTVFGLVSKESKAFRIYNGLRGFCKEVYAVRLLT
- the purR gene encoding pur operon repressor, with the protein product MKKLKRSARLVEMTRFLLSRPHHLIPLTTFAQRYGAAKSSISEDLAIIKEVFESEGMGELHTLAGAAGGVKYIPKVSQEHALTFINQLCEKLSQPDRILPGGYLYMSDLLGQPALMNEAGKLFATAFADREIDCVMTVETKGIPLAYATGAELNLPVVLVRRDHQVTEGSAVSINYVSGSHKSLHTMTLSRRALKEKSRVLIMDDFMKAGGTIQGMVDLLAEFNAEVAGVGVLVESGEIESEQRLLQDYVSLAALTVVDAKGKEIKVEPGNYFSK
- the spoVG gene encoding septation regulator SpoVG, which translates into the protein MQITDVRLRRVSSEGRMKAIASITIDNEFVVHDIRVIDGNNGMFVAMPSKRTPDGEFRDIAHPISSGTREKIQAAVLAEYERAADQEEVIEEGA
- the glmU gene encoding bifunctional UDP-N-acetylglucosamine diphosphorylase/glucosamine-1-phosphate N-acetyltransferase GlmU, whose translation is MKRLAIILAAGQGKRMKSKLYKVLHPVCGKPMVGHVLDTVKQINCERSIVVVGHGAEAVKSYLGTSAEYVLQEQQLGTGHAVRQAEPLFKDEEGVTIVICGDTPLVKPETLESLIALHTKSGAAATVLSAWTERPQGYGRVIRGENGSVVRIVEQKDCSPEEDAVQEFNTGTYCFDNAKLFAALSKVTNNNAQQEYYLTDVIGILVNSGETVEGYMTEDYAESIGVNDRLALSEAEQFMRERINRKHMLNGVTIIDPQSTYIGADVQIGSDTILYPGTSIAGNTVIGEDCVIGPGTEINNCQIHNGAKVKQSVLMDAEVGSETTVGPFAYLRPGAKLGAHVKVGDFVEIKNASIDEGSKVSHLSYIGDAKVGKNVNIGCGAITVNYDGYNKSITEIEDDAFVGSNVNLIAPVKIGKGAYVVAGSTITHSVPDNDLAIARNRQENKAGYAEKLRGRAKAKRDKEKQS
- a CDS encoding ribose-phosphate diphosphokinase, whose translation is MTYCDSKLKIFTCNSNPKLAHQIADYIGIPMGDSETTSFSDGEIQVKLSESVRGCHVYIVQSTCAPVNDNLMELLVMVDALKRASAKSINVVIPYYGYARQDRKARSRDPITAKLVANLIEKAGAHRVITMDLHAMQIQGFFDIPVDHMLGVPILAQYFRSKQIPNPVVVSPDHGGVVRARKLADFLNAPLAIIDKRRPEPNVSEVMNIIGNIEGKTAILVDDIIDTAGTIVLGANALKEGGVEEVYACCTHPVLSGPAMERLENSPLKEVVVTDTIPITHPNPTSKLKVLSVAPLMGEAIIRVHEELSISKLFEIE